A window from Triticum aestivum cultivar Chinese Spring chromosome 6D, IWGSC CS RefSeq v2.1, whole genome shotgun sequence encodes these proteins:
- the LOC123143221 gene encoding acylamino-acid-releasing enzyme 2, whose amino-acid sequence MQDSQSAFKKEDPLGMDAMSSEEFASQSKLLQEFTNVPSIESAWLFKTNNEDRSTAMFSISQPDLLANKKRKYILHSHIVTHGTMPLECHWSPFPIEMTGVSAVVPSPSGSKLLVVRNGEKGSRTTLQIVNQSHVEKEIHVDQSIHGPLYTDEWFHGISWNHEETFIAYIAEQSPQPKPTFDNAGYRKGGSSEEDCNSWRGQGDWEEDWGETYSRKGRPSLFVLDIASGEVRAARDVTKSMSVGQVVWAPPSSSGHQKLLVFVGWLEHNGFQSTARKLGIKYCSNRPCSLYAIHSPFEEEPNADNASNSGSESVPASVATNLTPSISSALFPRFSKDGKLLVFLSSKCAVDSGAHNATDSLHRINWPSDWKADEQLSVTDVVPVVMCPQDGCFPGLYCSAMLSDPWLSDHCTMVLTSAWRSTEVILSIDVLSGEVTRISPQDSDYSWSTLAISGNNVLSVSSSPIDPPQIRYGRRASTEDHDGRCAWVWDEVTSPLTAASNKVKALLSHHKLSILRIPVPDPSDELSDGGQLPFEAIFVSCEDSSQKPTVLILHGGPHSASVSSYSKSSAFLASLGFNLLIVNYRGTLGYGEEALQSLPGKVGSQDVQDCLAALDHVIEEGLVDASRVAVVGISHGGFLTTHLIGQAPERFAVAAARNPVCNLSLMIGTTDIPDWCYAVACGTEARRLASESPSLDHLRIFHQKSPIAHISKVKAPLLMLLGGADLRVPMSNGLQYARALRERGGEVKTIMFPEDTHEIDIPRSDFESFLNMGVWFKKYLKQI is encoded by the exons ATGCAAGACTCTCAGTCTGCTTTTAAGAAAGAAGATCCGTTGGGAATGGATGCAAtgtcatctgaagaatttgcttcGCAGTCCAAGTTGCTGCAAGAATTCACCAATGTCCCAAGCATTGAAAGTGCTTGGCTTTTCAAAACCAACAATG AAGACAGATCCACAGCAATGTTTTCCATTAGTCAGCCGGACCTGCTGGCAAACAAGAAGAGGAAATATATTTTGCATTCCCATATAGTGACACATGGAACCATGCCTCTCGAGTGTCATTGGTCTCCTTTCCCAATTGAAATGACCGGAGTGTCGGCTGTCGTTCCATCCCCTTCGGGGTCGAAGCTTCTGGTGGTGCGGAACGGGGAGAAAGGTTCGCGTACGACACTTCAGATTGTTAATCAATCACATGTGGAGAAGGAGATACATGTTGATCAGTCTATCCATGGTCCACTTTATACCGATGAGTG GTTTCATGGGATTTCCTGGAACCATGAAGAGACCTTCATAGCATACATCGCTGAACAGTCGCCTCAACCAAAACCAACTTTCGACAATGCTGGATATAGAAAGGGAGGCTCTTCTGAGGAAGACTGTAATAGCTGGAGAGGACAGGGGGATTGGGAAGAGGACTGGGGTGAAACTTACTCCAGAAAGGGGAGACCCTCATTGTTTGTTCTTGATATTGCTAG TGGAGAAGTACGTGCTGCTAGAGACGTTACGAAATCAATGAGTGTTGGTCAAGTTGTTTGGGCTCCGCCATCTTCAAGCGGTCATCAGAAGCTTTTGGTCTTCGTGGGATGGTTAGAACACAACGGGTTTCAGAGCACCGCTAGGAAACTCGGCATCAAGTACTGTTCTAACAGGCCATGTTCTCTCTATGCAATTCATTCCCCTTTTGAAGAAGAACCAAATGCCGATAACGCGTCAAATAG TGGTAGTGAGTCAGTACCTGCTTCAGTAGCAACGAACTTAACCCCAAGCATAAGCAGCGCTTTATTTCCACGGTTCAG CAAGGATGGAAAACTCCTGGTGTTTCTATCTTCGAAATGTGCAGTAGATAGTGGGGCACACAATGCCACAGATTCGCTGCATAGAATCAACTGGCCTTCTGACTGGAAAGCAGATGAACAACTCAGCGTGACCGATGTG GTTCCTGTTGTAATGTGCCCTCAAGATGGATGTTTTCCTGGCCTATACTGCTCAGCCATGCTGTCTGATCCTTGGCTTTCTGATCATTGCACAATGGTGTTGACATCTGCTTGGAGAAGTACTGAAGTGATACTGTCAATAGATGTGTTAAG TGGGGAAGTAACTAGAATAAGTCCACAAGACTCAGATTACTCATGGAGCACCCTTGCAATAAGTGGCAACAATGTCCTCTCCG TGTCGAGTAGCCCCATCGACCCTCCTCAAATTAGGTATGGTCGTCGAGCGTCAACAGAGGATCATGATGGCCGTTGCGCGTGGGTTTGGGACGAAGTTACGAGTCCGTTGACAGCAGCCAGTAACAAG GTGAAGGCTTTGTTATCTCATCACAAGTTGAGCATACTCAGAATCCCGGTCCCTGACCCCTCTGATGAACTGTCTGACG GTGGTCAGcttccatttgaggccatctttgTGTCCTGCGAGGATAGTTCACAGAAACCAACTGTTTTAATTCTTCATGGTGGCCCACACTCAGCATCTGTCTCAAGCTACTCGAAATCATCGGCGTTTCTCGCGTCACTTGGGTTTAATCTGCTGATTGTAAATTACAG AGGTACGCTGGGCTACGGGGAGGAGGCTTTGCAATCACTCCCTGGGAAGGTTGGATCTCAG GATGTCCAAGATTGTCTTGCGGCACTAGACCACGTGATCGAGGAAGGACTGGTGGATGCATCCAGAGTAGCGGTTGTTGGGATCTCGCACGGTGGCTTCTTGACAACCCACTTGATTGGCCAG GCTCCTGAGAGATTTGCTGTGGCGGCGGCTCGAAACCCGGTCTGTAACCTGTCACTGATGATTGGGACCACAGACATCCCAGACTGGTGCTACGCCGTGGCCTGCGGGACTGAAGCGAGGCGTCTCGCCTCTGAATCACCTTCACTTGATCATCTTCGAATCTTCCACCAGAAATCACCAATTGCCCATATTTCAAAA GTGAAAGCACCTTTGCTTATGCTTCTCGGAGGAGCAGATCTCCGGGTACCCATGTCCAATGGCCTACAG TATGCAAGGGCTCTGAGAGAAAGAGGAGGCGAGGTCAAAACCATCATGTTCCCAGAGGACACGCACGAAATCGACAT ACCGCGGTCGGATTTTGAGAGCTTCCTCAACATGGGGGTCTGGTTCAAGAAATATCTGAAACAGATCTGA